One Aphelocoma coerulescens isolate FSJ_1873_10779 chromosome 6, UR_Acoe_1.0, whole genome shotgun sequence DNA window includes the following coding sequences:
- the SFXN3 gene encoding sideroflexin-3: MPPSLPATINIREPRWDQSTFQGRAKHFFMVTDPRNLLLSGATLEEARRVVEDYRAGTVHPGLTEDQLWRAKYIYDSAFHPDTGEKMILVGRMSAQVPMNMTITGCMLTFYRTTPAVLFWQWVNQSFNAIVNYTNRSGDAPITPSQLGTAYVSATTGAVVTALGLKSLTKHLPAIIGRYVPFAAVAAANCINIPLMRQRELKLGIPVTDENGNRLGESTAAAQKAIFQVVVSRIGMAAPAMAIPPVIMNMLEKRAFLKRYPYLNAPLQVGLVGLCLVFATPLCCALFPQKSSMPVSSLEPEVQDQIRKKDPWLETVYFNKGL; this comes from the exons ATGCCACCGTCCTTGCCTGCCACCATCAACATCCGGGAGCCCCGCTGGGACCAGAGCACCTTTCAGGGCCGGGCCAAACACTTCTTCATGGTGACCGACCCCCGAAACCTGCTGCTCTCAGGGGCTACACTGGAGGAAGCCCGACGGGTGGTGGAGGACTACAG GGCAGGCACCGTACACCCTGGGCTGACAGAGGACCAGCTTTGGCGGGCAAAGTACATCTATGATTCGGCTTTCCACCCTGACACGGGCGAgaagatgatccttgtgggacGCATGTCTGCTCAGGTCCCCATGAACATGACCATCACTGGTTGCATGTTGACCTTCTACAG GACCACACCGGCTGTGCTGTTCTGGCAGTGGGTCAACCAGTCCTTCAATGCCATTGTCAACTACACCAACCGCAGCGGGGATGCACCCATCACCCCCAG CCAGCTGGGGACAGCCTATGTGAGCGCGACCACGGGGGCAGTTGTCACAGCACTGGGGCTCAAGTCCCTCACCAAG cACCTGCCAGCCATCATTGGCCGGTACGTGCCTTTCGCGGCTGTGGCAGCTGCCAACTGCATCAACATCCCGCTGATGAGGCAGAG agagCTCAAGCTGGGGATCCCTGTCACGGATGAGAATGGGAACCGCCTGGGTGAAtccacagcagcagcccagaaagccattTTCCAGGTGGTGGTGTCCCGCATCGGCATGGCAGCACCGGCCATGG CCATTCCGCCGGTGATCATGAACATGTTGGAGAAGAGAGCTTTCCTGAAG CGGTACCCGTACCTGAATGCTCCCCTGCAGGTTGGCCTGGTGGGACTCTG TTTGGTGTTTGCCACCCCGCTGTGCTGCGCACTCTTCCCTCAGAAAAG